A single Eriocheir sinensis breed Jianghai 21 unplaced genomic scaffold, ASM2467909v1 Scaffold434, whole genome shotgun sequence DNA region contains:
- the LOC126992294 gene encoding histone H4, with translation MTGRGKGGKGLGKGGAKRHRKVLRDNIQGITKPAIRRLARRGGVKRISGLIYEETRGVLKVFLENVIRDAVTYTEHAKRKTVTAMDVVYALKRQGRTLYGFGG, from the coding sequence atgactggccgcggcaagggaggcaagggactcggaaagggaggcgccaagcgtcaccgcaaggttcttcgggacaacatccagggcatcaccaagccggccatccgtcgtctggcgcgccgtggcggtgtgaagcgcatctccggtctcatctacgaagagacccgtggtgtgctcaaggtgttcctggagaacgtcatcagggatgccgtcacctacactgagcacgccaagcgcaagaccgtcaccgccatggacgtggtgtacgccctcaaacgccagggccgcaccctgtacggcttcggtggttaa